From Ignisphaera aggregans DSM 17230, the proteins below share one genomic window:
- a CDS encoding ABC transporter related (COGs: COG1123 ATPase components of various ABC-type transport systems contain duplicated ATPase~InterPro IPR003439:IPR003593~KEGG: tpe:Tpen_1490 ABC transporter related~PFAM: ABC transporter related~SMART: AAA ATPase~SPTR: A1S0A7 ABC transporter related~PFAM: ABC transporter), with protein MGRAIIVRDMYIENIYGDKILDPITFEVGEGDIALIYGDCGSGKSLLLKSIAGIIHALYPGLKIYGDIYVYGYRPIEALEKGYTIYIPQDISLTMITTSLLEELEFYGIDIDDDILRMLSAVDIASRPINTLSAGERYRVMLALALHLGKKIVLIDEPSAYIDSISMPKIVSELRRYAKENNVTIIFTDHRKELFGEYIDLYIGLGDKTFCIAVEPHEDYDDSDIVVRLSNISFSYRDREIVRDLSIDIWRGDIVAIVGSNGSGKTTLIKLMLGLLKPRRGRVEKHYRDAFYIPQLTSYWMIGRDLISILREFGINEKILIYTGLWEKHSFTPYSLSLGEVRRFGIYMAIYSDRDIVFIDEALLGLDTKSIECIKSLFEWTRKKKTKAIVFSTHDKNLAYSFNPTKVIDLDKNSS; from the coding sequence TTGGGTAGAGCTATAATTGTTAGAGATATGTATATAGAGAATATCTATGGGGATAAGATCTTAGATCCCATAACATTTGAGGTTGGTGAAGGCGATATAGCTCTCATCTATGGTGATTGCGGATCTGGTAAGAGTCTCCTCCTCAAATCTATAGCTGGTATAATACATGCTCTATATCCTGGGTTAAAGATCTATGGAGATATATATGTATATGGATATAGACCTATAGAGGCTCTAGAAAAGGGATACACCATCTATATACCACAAGACATATCCCTCACAATGATAACAACATCTCTTTTAGAAGAGCTAGAGTTCTATGGCATAGATATAGATGACGATATCCTTAGAATGCTTAGTGCTGTAGATATAGCTTCGAGACCCATAAACACTTTGTCCGCTGGAGAGAGATATAGAGTAATGCTTGCTCTAGCTCTACATCTAGGGAAAAAGATTGTTCTCATCGATGAGCCTTCGGCATATATAGACAGCATATCTATGCCAAAGATAGTCTCTGAGCTAAGGAGATATGCAAAAGAGAATAACGTTACAATAATATTTACTGACCATAGAAAAGAGCTATTTGGAGAATATATAGATCTCTATATAGGGCTTGGAGATAAGACGTTTTGTATAGCTGTTGAACCGCATGAAGATTATGATGATAGCGATATAGTTGTTAGACTTAGCAATATATCTTTTAGCTATAGAGATAGAGAGATTGTTAGAGATCTATCCATAGATATTTGGAGAGGTGATATTGTAGCTATAGTTGGATCTAATGGCTCTGGAAAAACAACTCTTATCAAACTCATGCTCGGCTTATTAAAGCCTAGGAGAGGTAGGGTTGAGAAACACTATAGAGATGCTTTCTATATTCCTCAGCTAACTAGCTATTGGATGATTGGAAGAGATCTCATATCTATACTAAGGGAGTTTGGTATCAATGAGAAGATTCTTATATATACGGGTTTATGGGAGAAACATAGCTTTACCCCATATAGCTTAAGTCTAGGTGAAGTGAGGAGATTTGGCATATATATGGCTATATATAGCGATAGAGATATTGTTTTTATAGATGAAGCTCTACTCGGACTTGACACAAAATCTATTGAATGTATAAAGAGTTTATTTGAGTGGACTAGAAAAAAGAAGACTAAGGCCATAGTATTCTCTACACATGACAAAAACCTGGCATATAGCTTCAATCCGACAAAGGTTATAGACCTTGATAAAAACAGTAGCTAG
- a CDS encoding hypothetical protein (KEGG: bhy:BHWA1_00478 hypothetical protein) produces MIKTVARKILPITTIALLLILQILYRDIISSIAILIAIITIVYIFRMQMVKTYISIIAIFIAIYTTITIILQILALNTVDIYGIAMISINILTISLGMMTIITILYRHIAKTFICREKLRLLLIALKALEGLPQVLKEAIAINKINYRSRKSLRNIFVFYTRIIMMININVLNNLIQYYESLVTMIPSAMKCHKRYTM; encoded by the coding sequence TTGATAAAAACAGTAGCTAGAAAAATCCTCCCCATAACTACTATAGCATTATTACTCATTCTACAGATACTCTATAGAGATATTATCAGCTCTATAGCTATACTCATAGCAATAATTACAATAGTCTATATCTTTAGGATGCAGATGGTGAAGACATATATTAGCATTATAGCTATATTCATAGCCATCTACACCACCATAACGATAATCCTCCAGATACTGGCTCTAAACACAGTAGATATATATGGTATTGCCATGATATCTATAAACATATTAACAATATCTCTAGGGATGATGACAATTATAACAATTCTCTATAGGCATATAGCAAAAACATTTATATGTAGAGAGAAACTAAGGCTATTGCTCATAGCGCTAAAAGCTCTTGAGGGATTACCACAGGTATTAAAAGAGGCTATAGCTATAAACAAGATAAACTATAGATCAAGAAAATCACTTAGAAACATCTTTGTATTCTATACAAGGATTATAATGATGATAAATATAAATGTTTTAAACAATTTGATACAATACTATGAAAGCCTAGTAACAATGATACCAAGTGCAATGAAATGCCATAAGAGATATACCATGTGA
- a CDS encoding ABC-2 type transporter (InterPro IPR013525:IPR000412~KEGG: sai:Saci_1698 hypothetical protein~PFAM: ABC-2 type transporter~SPTR: Q4J878 Conserved Archaeal membrane protein~PFAM: ABC-2 type transporter) — MNLLRVYAIGMLYAKWMLKNKIFYLYLTLFLPFSILVPFYLIASEYNRSFIAIGTLIFTLLSNSMVTACQDLAVDKLLKRIEVLLSKPITSIEYFLGQILSNAIQTFPATLIMIITLYILNILSIANILLFLIGLILGWYIATAIGFTIAIVLSSKDYNTIVITSNVISFILVFLAPIYYPPSYIPEPFRYLALVLPSTHIANIIGASCRVNYNIDLLTSLVYLLALAIILTMVIAMKIKLKDIY, encoded by the coding sequence GTGAATCTTCTTAGGGTCTACGCCATAGGTATGCTATATGCAAAGTGGATGCTTAAGAACAAGATATTCTATTTATATCTAACACTATTTCTTCCATTCTCAATACTTGTACCATTCTATCTCATAGCATCTGAATACAATAGATCTTTTATAGCTATAGGTACACTGATATTTACATTACTATCAAATTCCATGGTTACAGCTTGTCAAGATCTAGCTGTAGATAAACTGCTTAAAAGAATAGAAGTTTTATTGTCAAAGCCGATAACATCTATAGAGTATTTCCTAGGACAGATACTCTCCAATGCTATACAGACATTTCCAGCTACACTAATCATGATAATAACACTCTATATACTCAACATCCTAAGTATAGCCAATATACTGCTATTCTTAATAGGGTTAATACTTGGTTGGTATATAGCTACAGCAATAGGTTTCACTATAGCCATAGTACTTAGCTCAAAAGACTATAATACAATAGTTATAACAAGCAATGTTATTTCCTTCATATTAGTATTCCTAGCACCAATATACTATCCACCATCGTATATCCCAGAACCATTTAGATACCTCGCATTAGTTTTACCATCAACACATATAGCAAATATCATTGGTGCATCATGCAGAGTTAACTACAACATAGATCTACTAACATCACTAGTATATCTATTAGCATTAGCCATAATTTTAACCATGGTAATAGCCATGAAAATTAAGCTTAAAGATATATACTGA
- a CDS encoding ABC transporter related (COGs: COG1131 ABC-type multidrug transport system ATPase component~InterPro IPR003439:IPR003593~KEGG: sai:Saci_1699 ABC transporter, ATP binding protein~PFAM: ABC transporter related~SMART: AAA ATPase~SPTR: C5SWK0 ABC transporter related~PFAM: ABC transporter): MIEIYVDDVWKIYRGGVIALRSVSFRLYGERLVILAGPNGAGKTSLIRVMDGEISPSKGYISINGMTPDEARLKGLFGVMPQEAQLHEYLSVREYLYYLALIKGLRFGEARKEVNRLIEDFMLSDYADKKIVYLSGGYKKRVLLAQAFIGSPQILFLDEPTVGLDPEMRMRMWSIVMDYLKKYDAIAILVTHYLDEVKEYADRVLVLYRGSLIFNGTTKDLINRLGYRYRVKIKLVSNKYIDALPIDRYSYRDSEIEAFVRSDDELIKIMRFIEMYREYIADFSIDRPSLEESYIEVLRFGESS, encoded by the coding sequence GTGATTGAGATATATGTTGATGATGTTTGGAAGATATATAGAGGTGGTGTTATTGCTCTTCGAAGTGTTAGCTTTAGGCTTTATGGAGAGAGATTAGTTATATTAGCAGGTCCTAATGGTGCTGGCAAGACATCTCTTATTAGAGTTATGGATGGTGAGATTAGTCCTTCAAAAGGCTATATATCTATAAATGGTATGACCCCTGATGAAGCTAGATTAAAGGGTTTATTTGGTGTTATGCCTCAGGAGGCACAGCTACATGAATATCTATCGGTTAGGGAGTATCTATACTATCTTGCATTGATCAAAGGTTTAAGGTTTGGTGAAGCTAGGAAAGAGGTTAATAGACTGATAGAGGATTTTATGCTTAGTGACTATGCTGATAAAAAGATAGTGTATCTATCTGGTGGATATAAGAAGAGGGTACTTCTTGCACAAGCATTCATAGGTTCTCCACAGATATTGTTTCTCGATGAACCTACAGTTGGTCTAGACCCCGAGATGAGGATGAGGATGTGGAGTATTGTTATGGATTACCTCAAGAAATATGATGCTATAGCTATACTTGTAACCCACTATCTCGATGAAGTTAAAGAATATGCTGATAGAGTATTGGTTCTCTATAGAGGTAGTCTTATTTTTAATGGAACTACAAAGGATCTTATTAATAGACTTGGATATAGGTATAGGGTAAAGATAAAACTTGTTAGCAATAAGTATATAGATGCTCTGCCAATTGATAGATATAGCTATAGAGACTCAGAGATAGAGGCATTTGTTCGTAGTGATGATGAGCTTATAAAGATAATGCGGTTTATTGAGATGTATAGAGAGTATATAGCTGATTTTAGTATTGATAGACCAAGTCTTGAGGAGTCATATATAGAGGTGTTGAGATTTGGTGAATCTTCTTAG
- a CDS encoding conserved hypothetical protein (COGs: COG1721 conserved hypothetical protein (some members contain a von Willebrand factor type A (vWA) domain)~KEGG: smr:Smar_1204 hypothetical protein~SPTR: A3DNT9 Putative uncharacterized protein~PFAM: Protein of unknown function DUF58), with amino-acid sequence MQNSDICRLARAYSRLGTIHATSLELGTNKTRFLGPGIEYRDFREYQPEDDYRYIDWNISLRSIDPYTNDIKLYTKLFTVEHKSKVLIALDISRSMAIGEKISSMIYTASLVLETAHRLEDSITLMLLGAKASIYHGLRGREALELIVNTICRGALTETSRLDEVVKLLRRGRMRIDSIILFIDYGHSIESFIQLINTARTLETPLATIFTIYRWEVEKPLDRGSIVFFDIETGEEIYVDIDNVYRDIRNHINRVKSYIEASAIPYIEIQSLRDAIDKKVKVLYLYIALRTRRKNIY; translated from the coding sequence TTGCAGAATAGCGATATATGTAGATTAGCAAGAGCTTATTCCAGACTTGGAACAATACATGCAACTTCACTAGAGCTAGGAACAAATAAAACACGTTTTCTTGGTCCAGGGATTGAGTATAGAGATTTTAGGGAGTATCAGCCAGAGGATGACTATAGATATATAGATTGGAATATATCGCTAAGATCTATAGATCCATATACAAATGATATAAAGCTATACACAAAGCTCTTCACAGTTGAACACAAGTCAAAGGTGCTTATAGCTCTAGATATATCGAGGTCTATGGCTATAGGGGAAAAGATTAGTTCTATGATATATACAGCATCTCTAGTTCTAGAGACTGCACATAGATTGGAAGACAGTATAACACTTATGCTTCTGGGTGCCAAGGCTAGTATATATCATGGGTTGAGGGGGAGGGAGGCACTAGAACTTATAGTCAACACGATATGTAGAGGAGCATTGACAGAGACAAGTAGGTTAGATGAAGTTGTAAAGCTATTAAGAAGGGGGAGAATGAGGATAGATTCTATAATACTATTTATAGACTATGGACATAGTATAGAGAGCTTCATACAGCTTATCAATACAGCTAGAACCCTGGAGACACCTCTAGCAACAATATTTACAATATATAGATGGGAGGTGGAGAAACCATTGGATAGAGGATCGATTGTGTTCTTCGATATTGAAACAGGTGAAGAGATATATGTAGATATAGATAATGTTTATAGAGATATAAGGAATCATATCAATAGAGTTAAAAGCTATATAGAAGCATCAGCAATACCATACATAGAGATACAAAGCCTTAGAGATGCTATAGACAAAAAGGTTAAGGTATTATATCTCTATATAGCATTGAGAACACGTAGAAAGAACATCTATTGA
- a CDS encoding conserved hypothetical protein (KEGG: smr:Smar_1205 hypothetical protein~SPTR: A3DNU0 Putative uncharacterized protein) → MSRKMYSLDEIRDAAIYDSEGLFYGYVKDLDISLGVPRIIAVYRLKINDIGVDVEKLIDILMSRGVARGSEPLEVLISIARREGIDIPMKSIDREAEVVKGFIEVDEIDLIDISKIVRGDREELIKIVLLSTPREANFRGLPTGDRPQYRISDIIGKLVVSRSRGVLGYAEDIVVSSRDFGVRIYRVRGSKGYINWISFLSALKKLGFSKIYEKLYEFRDPYRFNRLDISYAKTIEDMLKELGASKDVYDLLKSSMVFEELPGEYIDISIKSILKVGDIVIAE, encoded by the coding sequence ATGTCTAGAAAGATGTATAGTTTGGATGAGATAAGAGATGCTGCTATATATGATAGTGAAGGGCTTTTCTATGGATATGTAAAGGATCTTGATATTTCGTTGGGTGTTCCCAGGATTATAGCTGTATATAGGTTGAAGATAAATGATATTGGGGTGGATGTGGAGAAGCTTATAGATATTCTAATGTCTAGAGGTGTCGCTAGGGGTTCTGAGCCTCTAGAGGTATTAATTTCTATTGCTAGGAGGGAGGGGATCGATATACCTATGAAGTCTATTGATAGAGAGGCAGAGGTTGTGAAGGGGTTTATAGAGGTAGATGAGATAGATCTTATAGATATTTCAAAGATTGTTAGAGGTGATAGAGAGGAGCTGATTAAAATAGTTCTTTTATCGACACCTAGAGAAGCAAATTTTAGGGGTCTGCCAACTGGTGATAGGCCTCAGTATAGGATTAGTGATATTATTGGAAAACTTGTTGTTAGTAGATCTAGGGGAGTGCTGGGATATGCTGAAGATATAGTTGTATCGAGTAGAGACTTTGGGGTGAGAATCTATAGGGTAAGGGGTTCGAAGGGATATATAAACTGGATATCATTTCTATCAGCATTGAAGAAGCTAGGTTTTTCTAAGATCTATGAGAAGCTATATGAGTTTAGAGATCCATATAGATTCAATAGACTTGATATATCTTATGCTAAAACTATTGAGGATATGTTAAAAGAGTTAGGTGCTTCTAAGGATGTCTATGATCTTCTAAAGAGTAGTATGGTTTTTGAGGAGCTTCCAGGTGAATATATAGATATCTCGATTAAGAGTATATTGAAGGTTGGTGATATAGTTATTGCAGAATAG
- a CDS encoding ATPase associated with various cellular activities AAA_3 (COGs: COG0714 MoxR-like ATPase~InterPro IPR001270:IPR011703:IPR011704:IPR003593~KEGG: smr:Smar_1206 ATPase~PFAM: ATPase associated with various cellular activities AAA_3; ATPase associated with various cellular activities AAA_5~SMART: AAA ATPase~SPTR: A3DNU1 ATPase associated with various cellular activities, AAA_3~PFAM: ATPase family associated with various cellular activities (AAA)), with product MAMKIDIDDIRRSIEEIYRQLNKAVIGYEEEKRIIIASLLANGHVLLEGVPGIAKTTLAKALARCLGLSESTAHVYNDIIYKGFSRIQFTPDLMPADIIGTMVFNPSTKSFDIRLGPVFTYILLADEINRAIPRTQSALLQAMQEREVTIGGKTYPLEIRSQGKFFFVIATQNPIEQEGTYPLPEAQIDRFMVRVIMGYPKTLEDERKILELHMKRVSEPVEDVEKILDPIWIVMAQEFIAKNIEIDSIAMNYIVKIVRATRPEINEGISKYFELGVSPRAAIALMRMAKVFAVMRGSQRVTIDDIDHVLFYVFNHRVIPNMETVIDRGGGFKARIDVVREGLEIAKKFARGG from the coding sequence ATGGCTATGAAAATAGATATTGATGATATAAGGAGAAGTATTGAGGAGATATATAGACAGCTGAACAAAGCTGTTATTGGGTATGAAGAGGAGAAGAGGATTATTATAGCATCTCTTCTTGCTAATGGCCATGTACTTCTAGAGGGTGTTCCAGGTATAGCTAAGACAACTCTTGCAAAAGCCCTAGCTAGATGTCTTGGTTTATCTGAATCTACAGCCCATGTATATAACGATATTATCTACAAAGGTTTTTCAAGAATACAATTTACTCCAGATCTCATGCCCGCGGATATAATTGGTACAATGGTTTTTAATCCATCTACAAAGAGTTTTGATATTCGTTTAGGACCTGTGTTTACATATATACTTCTTGCAGATGAGATAAACAGGGCTATACCAAGGACACAGTCAGCTCTTCTCCAAGCTATGCAGGAGAGAGAGGTTACTATAGGTGGAAAAACATATCCCCTAGAGATTAGATCTCAGGGCAAGTTCTTCTTTGTTATAGCTACTCAGAATCCTATTGAGCAGGAGGGTACCTATCCCCTACCAGAGGCACAGATAGATAGATTTATGGTTAGAGTTATAATGGGCTATCCTAAGACTCTAGAGGATGAGAGAAAGATTCTTGAGCTCCATATGAAGAGAGTTTCAGAACCTGTAGAAGATGTTGAGAAGATTCTAGATCCTATCTGGATTGTAATGGCACAGGAGTTTATAGCTAAAAATATTGAGATTGATAGTATAGCTATGAACTATATTGTTAAGATTGTTAGAGCTACAAGACCAGAGATAAATGAGGGGATATCTAAATACTTTGAACTTGGTGTAAGTCCTAGAGCAGCTATAGCGCTTATGAGAATGGCAAAGGTTTTTGCAGTTATGAGAGGATCCCAGAGGGTGACAATTGATGATATTGATCACGTTCTTTTCTATGTATTTAACCACAGGGTTATACCGAATATGGAGACTGTTATTGATAGGGGAGGAGGTTTTAAGGCTAGAATAGATGTAGTTAGAGAGGGTCTTGAAATAGCTAAAAAGTTTGCAAGGGGTGGCTAG
- a CDS encoding ABC transporter related (COGs: COG1131 ABC-type multidrug transport system ATPase component~InterPro IPR003439:IPR003593~KEGG: tpe:Tpen_1751 ABC transporter related~PFAM: ABC transporter related~SMART: AAA ATPase~SPTR: A1S116 ABC transporter related~PFAM: ABC transporter) — protein sequence MLEFIEVYKRYGKIEALKGVSFRVNGKFVAALLGPNGAGKTTIMKIAMGFVKPDRGSVRVLSMDPFVEEDRVRSLIGYLPEKPIYPLKIRVKDLLNYLARIRGVGENDVNRVLKLVGLEDYSDREIKSLSRGYLQRLGLAQALLGDPQLLLLDEPTANLDPMARQEILRLLNILHRDLDVSMVISSHIIPELQEIANYAIFIDRGVILDHGSLEDLAKRYNVKSIMFIETTNTRKLISELSSIEFVEGINIVDNGIEIKIDSRNIKAVERYLDELIKEGIIRSYRYKTAQLSDIYEKLASGKH from the coding sequence ATGCTAGAGTTTATAGAGGTTTATAAGAGGTATGGAAAGATAGAGGCTCTTAAGGGGGTAAGCTTTAGAGTTAATGGAAAATTTGTAGCAGCTCTACTAGGTCCTAATGGAGCTGGAAAGACAACTATTATGAAGATAGCTATGGGGTTTGTAAAACCTGATAGGGGTAGTGTTAGAGTATTGTCTATGGATCCATTTGTAGAGGAGGATAGGGTTAGAAGTCTTATTGGATATCTACCTGAAAAACCTATCTATCCACTAAAGATAAGGGTGAAGGATCTTCTAAACTATTTAGCTAGAATTAGAGGTGTTGGTGAAAACGATGTTAATAGGGTTCTAAAGCTTGTAGGACTTGAAGACTATTCTGATAGGGAGATAAAATCACTTTCAAGAGGATATCTACAGAGACTTGGACTTGCACAAGCACTTCTCGGAGATCCCCAACTCTTATTGCTGGACGAACCTACAGCAAATCTCGATCCTATGGCTAGGCAAGAAATACTAAGACTCCTCAACATTCTTCACAGAGATCTAGATGTATCTATGGTAATTTCATCCCATATAATACCAGAGCTACAAGAGATTGCAAACTATGCTATATTTATAGATAGAGGTGTAATTCTTGACCATGGATCTCTTGAGGATCTTGCAAAGAGATATAATGTAAAGTCGATTATGTTTATAGAGACAACAAATACTAGAAAACTTATATCAGAATTATCATCTATTGAGTTTGTAGAGGGTATAAATATTGTTGATAATGGAATAGAGATTAAGATTGATAGCAGAAATATTAAAGCTGTTGAGAGATATCTTGATGAACTTATTAAAGAGGGGATTATTAGGAGCTATAGATATAAAACAGCTCAGCTAAGTGATATATATGAAAAACTTGCTTCAGGTAAACATTAA
- a CDS encoding hypothetical protein (KEGG: tpe:Tpen_1752 hypothetical protein), with protein sequence MKNLLQVNIKRVYIYLVYITNKTLRWLIALIIAITFMYSLMILSAIPSIAVGPTTPSYDIYPGTIILLMVIEMVIAFIPSTVIDEIERGETTLFLAHSLKRNEYLFAWILALLLFPLALILSHILTLVIIYPPQNIALKLIENMLYMSIQIVELIVLLFSISIITRRKNLSVVIGIIIAVPLLFLLPFAGSMLQSTNDPIWYTLLVPIAILKPYTYHIFTITSTSYPYPYRSIQLPSTTTIYVIAIVLTIAIAIATFIRFMKIDL encoded by the coding sequence ATGAAAAACTTGCTTCAGGTAAACATTAAGAGGGTCTACATATACCTAGTTTATATTACAAATAAAACACTTCGATGGCTAATAGCTCTAATAATCGCCATCACATTTATGTACAGTCTAATGATTTTAAGCGCAATACCATCTATAGCCGTAGGCCCTACTACACCTTCCTATGACATATATCCAGGTACAATCATACTTCTAATGGTTATAGAGATGGTCATAGCTTTCATACCATCAACAGTTATAGATGAGATAGAGAGAGGTGAAACAACACTCTTTCTTGCACATTCATTGAAAAGAAATGAATATCTATTTGCATGGATATTAGCACTACTTCTATTCCCATTAGCACTCATATTATCACACATTCTAACTCTAGTCATCATCTATCCCCCACAAAATATTGCATTAAAGCTCATAGAGAATATGTTATATATGTCTATACAGATAGTAGAACTCATAGTTCTACTATTCAGTATATCAATTATAACTAGGAGGAAGAATCTATCAGTAGTAATAGGCATTATTATTGCAGTACCACTTCTATTCCTATTACCATTTGCTGGAAGCATGCTTCAATCTACAAATGATCCAATCTGGTACACTCTACTTGTCCCCATAGCCATATTAAAGCCCTATACATATCATATCTTTACAATTACATCTACATCCTATCCATATCCATATAGATCTATCCAGCTTCCAAGTACTACAACAATATATGTAATTGCTATAGTGCTAACCATAGCCATAGCTATAGCTACTTTTATAAGGTTTATGAAGATAGATCTATAG
- a CDS encoding von Willebrand factor type A (InterPro IPR002035~KEGG: tpe:Tpen_1754 von Willebrand factor, type A~PFAM: von Willebrand factor type A~SMART: von Willebrand factor type A~SPTR: A1S119 von Willebrand factor, type A~PFAM: von Willebrand factor type A domain), whose protein sequence is MRITIQNPLMGIVIGLILIAIVFYTHRAFPRPIYRKLYRVGHTYLSFYRGERQRRSSRLSTLFIKIAIASLLAVALAGISIVEYVRIPIESSSISSLSFNARTPVVIIVDTSGSMADNMDSVKYALRTMVSLFNNTIDIGLVEFSHSIKSAIPPTPNRSYIDMVIDRMEAGGGTMYSFALSTALSWLRPYRELNVSAFTVFITDGLPGDPQDYRPLLDEYNKLGIPIYTVFIGEDPRGIDETKLIASKTGGEQFTVESIDRLSDTLNTIASKINTIIANINVEISMYKEIEMSKPLTPYILAIAGVLYTILRFLTYRKTSLSF, encoded by the coding sequence ATGAGGATAACAATCCAAAATCCGCTGATGGGAATAGTGATAGGGCTTATATTGATAGCCATAGTATTCTATACACATAGAGCTTTCCCAAGGCCTATATATAGAAAGCTGTATAGAGTGGGCCATACATATCTATCCTTCTATAGAGGAGAGAGACAGAGGAGAAGCTCTAGACTCTCTACACTATTTATAAAGATTGCTATAGCATCTCTATTAGCAGTAGCATTAGCAGGTATAAGCATTGTTGAATATGTTAGAATCCCTATAGAGTCATCATCAATATCATCACTATCATTCAATGCTAGGACACCTGTAGTAATAATAGTTGATACATCGGGTAGTATGGCGGATAACATGGATAGCGTTAAATATGCTCTTAGGACAATGGTATCACTATTCAATAATACTATTGATATAGGATTAGTAGAATTTAGTCATAGTATAAAAAGTGCTATACCACCAACACCCAATAGATCTTATATCGATATGGTTATAGATCGTATGGAGGCTGGTGGAGGAACTATGTATAGTTTTGCACTCTCAACAGCACTTTCATGGCTTAGACCATATAGAGAACTAAATGTATCTGCATTCACTGTATTTATAACTGATGGACTACCCGGGGATCCTCAGGACTATAGACCACTTCTAGATGAGTATAACAAACTTGGAATACCAATATACACAGTCTTTATAGGTGAGGATCCAAGGGGTATAGATGAGACAAAGCTTATAGCTAGTAAGACAGGTGGAGAACAATTTACCGTTGAGAGTATTGACAGGCTTTCAGATACTTTAAATACGATAGCATCTAAGATAAATACAATTATAGCAAATATAAATGTGGAGATATCTATGTATAAAGAGATAGAGATGTCAAAACCATTAACACCATATATACTGGCTATAGCTGGAGTCCTATATACAATCCTTAGGTTTTTAACCTATAGAAAAACCTCTTTATCCTTCTAA